The Gillisia sp. Hel_I_86 genome has a segment encoding these proteins:
- a CDS encoding TetR/AcrR family transcriptional regulator — protein sequence MARTKQYKEEDVIQKAMKLFWRNGYEATSVRMLEKEMGINQFSIYSSFGSKHGVFVESIKAYKNELNNIRNLLKNSNNGIVGIKQFFYDFLEFTKENEVRKGCLVCNTVSELATKAEPELMMELMKFTEEIRSLFINNLKQDKNRSEETIVKEANFLTTSMLGLSLGSRIQNETQLEDYIEMTFNRI from the coding sequence ATGGCAAGAACCAAACAATATAAAGAAGAAGATGTTATTCAAAAGGCGATGAAGCTTTTTTGGAGGAATGGCTATGAAGCAACTTCGGTACGTATGTTGGAAAAAGAAATGGGAATTAACCAATTTTCTATTTATTCAAGTTTTGGAAGTAAGCATGGGGTTTTTGTTGAAAGCATTAAAGCATATAAGAATGAGTTAAACAATATTAGAAATTTATTGAAGAATTCCAATAATGGAATTGTAGGGATTAAGCAATTCTTCTATGACTTTTTGGAGTTCACTAAAGAAAATGAAGTGAGAAAAGGCTGTCTTGTATGTAATACTGTAAGTGAATTGGCGACTAAGGCTGAACCAGAACTTATGATGGAATTGATGAAATTCACGGAGGAGATTAGATCCTTATTTATCAATAATTTAAAACAAGATAAAAATAGATCTGAAGAAACAATAGTGAAAGAAGCTAATTTTTTAACTACATCTATGCTAGGGCTTTCATTAGGTTCCAGAATTCAAAATGAGACCCAGCTTGAAGATTACATTGAAATGACATTTAATAGGATATAA
- a CDS encoding carboxymuconolactone decarboxylase family protein — protein MSTLKVHTIESAPEGSKALLENSQKAYGMVPGLHGVLAGAPGILEAYQTIHQLFVDSSFNNEELTVVWQTINVEHECHYCVPAHTGIAAMMKVEENITEALRNSMPLENPKLEALRDMTLSIVRNRGNVNDSDIQAFYTAGYGERQVLEIILGLSQKTISNYTNHIAQTPIDAPFQKFAWKKENATV, from the coding sequence ATGAGTACATTAAAAGTTCACACAATCGAATCTGCACCAGAAGGTAGCAAGGCATTATTAGAAAACTCCCAAAAAGCATATGGTATGGTGCCAGGATTACATGGGGTTTTAGCTGGCGCTCCGGGCATACTGGAGGCTTACCAAACTATACATCAACTATTTGTTGACTCCTCTTTTAATAATGAAGAATTAACGGTTGTATGGCAAACTATTAATGTAGAACACGAATGTCATTATTGTGTACCGGCACATACCGGTATTGCAGCAATGATGAAAGTAGAGGAAAATATCACGGAAGCTTTGCGAAATAGTATGCCTCTGGAAAACCCAAAATTAGAAGCATTAAGGGATATGACCTTGTCTATTGTGCGCAATAGAGGAAATGTAAACGACAGTGATATCCAAGCATTTTATACAGCTGGATATGGTGAAAGACAAGTTCTTGAGATCATATTGGGACTATCTCAAAAAACAATCAGTAACTATACAAACCATATTGCTCAAACGCCCATAGATGCGCCATTCCAAAAATTCGCATGGAAAAAGGAGAATGCAACTGTCTAA
- a CDS encoding L,D-transpeptidase encodes MFFAGSCTNKSGKSLDKDIKKNAEIDSTIALPKEKLEPPLVINYKIDSLKTSVELDSFKNRYSEAHLKVIYALNRIEARKVGKGKNLIVPDTLFEDIFNYSPFPKNLELICDIPKTVLISQRIQGFALYENGALVKWGPVSSGKQSTPTPNGLHYGNYKAKRKISTVNKEWILPYYFNFMNFEGVGVHQYALPGYPASHACVRLYMDDANYIYDWADQWELTSNGRDIIKKGTPFMVFGTYDYKSEVPWLQLAIDRLNNNLIDEEMNTLKDYVAKYNEYIKSIKPNDLEKDLSLEEGTIVTYN; translated from the coding sequence ATGTTTTTTGCAGGTTCGTGTACCAACAAATCTGGTAAAAGCCTTGATAAGGATATTAAAAAAAATGCTGAAATAGATAGTACAATAGCGCTTCCCAAAGAAAAGTTGGAGCCACCTTTGGTTATAAATTATAAAATAGATTCGTTAAAAACTTCGGTAGAATTGGATAGTTTTAAGAATAGATATTCTGAGGCTCATCTAAAAGTAATTTATGCGCTTAACAGGATTGAGGCAAGGAAAGTTGGAAAAGGAAAAAACCTTATTGTTCCAGATACCTTGTTCGAAGATATTTTTAATTATTCGCCTTTTCCAAAAAACCTTGAGTTAATTTGTGATATACCGAAAACGGTTTTAATCTCTCAACGTATACAGGGGTTTGCACTATATGAAAATGGAGCGCTTGTAAAATGGGGACCTGTGAGTTCTGGCAAACAATCTACTCCAACCCCAAATGGATTACATTATGGAAATTATAAAGCAAAGAGAAAAATAAGCACCGTTAATAAGGAGTGGATATTGCCGTATTATTTTAATTTTATGAATTTCGAAGGGGTGGGAGTGCATCAATACGCGTTGCCGGGATATCCTGCTAGCCATGCCTGTGTTAGGTTGTATATGGATGATGCCAATTATATTTACGATTGGGCCGATCAGTGGGAATTGACTTCGAATGGTAGAGATATTATTAAAAAGGGAACTCCGTTTATGGTATTTGGCACATACGATTATAAGAGTGAAGTTCCATGGCTACAATTGGCTATAGACAGGCTAAACAATAACCTGATAGACGAAGAGATGAATACACTAAAAGATTACGTGGCTAAATACAACGAATATATAAAATCTATTAAACCT
- a CDS encoding carboxymuconolactone decarboxylase family protein, translated as MNNTTSRYPMVSYDDASPEVQAIYDDTKKTLQLPFVLNWFKCQGDNATLLNGNWNKLKSTLMEGEVPNVLKQLIIYNVSKERGCNYCSHAHGIFADSMSSMISEAEGFKATENLDSPSMPVSYRTAVNVITKAALDHKNIGDSDFEELENAGFNKKEIQELMAQADLVNMLNTIADVSGIKIDNELLETLE; from the coding sequence ATGAACAACACTACCTCTCGTTACCCAATGGTTTCTTACGATGATGCTTCACCAGAAGTACAGGCTATTTACGACGATACTAAGAAAACCTTACAACTCCCTTTTGTGCTAAATTGGTTTAAATGCCAAGGCGACAATGCTACTTTGTTGAATGGAAATTGGAACAAGCTAAAATCCACCCTTATGGAAGGTGAAGTTCCTAACGTGTTAAAACAGTTGATTATATATAACGTATCCAAGGAGAGAGGTTGTAATTATTGTTCCCACGCCCACGGGATTTTTGCCGATAGTATGAGTAGCATGATAAGTGAAGCTGAAGGTTTTAAAGCTACAGAAAATTTAGATTCTCCAAGTATGCCAGTTAGCTACAGAACTGCCGTAAATGTAATTACCAAAGCGGCCTTGGATCACAAGAACATAGGAGATTCAGATTTTGAAGAATTGGAAAATGCTGGTTTCAATAAAAAAGAGATTCAGGAATTAATGGCACAGGCAGATCTGGTTAATATGCTAAACACCATAGCAGATGTCTCCGGGATTAAAATTGATAATGAGTTATTGGAAACTTTGGAATAA
- a CDS encoding DsbA family protein, whose protein sequence is MKDKIKIDIVSDVVCPWCTIGYKRLEKAISEMGIQDKVEIEWHPFELNPNMPEEGENVQEHIANKYGASLEDQKRSQEHMKKVGAELGFEFDYFDDMRMVNTRDAHVLLEYAKENGKQTDLQTRLAEFFFSERKDVSDKEILKLALQEVGLNVDGAMARLESDDARNQVQSKEAYWKSLGVTSVPTIVFNQKSAVTGAQPVTVFKEVLTELLQENMG, encoded by the coding sequence ATGAAAGATAAAATCAAAATAGATATAGTATCAGATGTGGTTTGCCCTTGGTGCACCATTGGCTACAAACGTTTGGAAAAAGCCATTTCTGAAATGGGAATTCAAGATAAAGTGGAAATCGAGTGGCATCCCTTTGAACTTAATCCAAACATGCCGGAGGAAGGGGAGAATGTGCAAGAGCATATTGCAAATAAGTATGGCGCTAGTCTAGAAGATCAAAAACGATCCCAAGAGCATATGAAGAAAGTTGGAGCTGAATTAGGCTTTGAATTTGACTATTTCGACGATATGAGAATGGTAAACACAAGAGATGCCCATGTTTTGCTGGAATATGCCAAGGAAAATGGCAAACAAACAGATTTACAAACGCGCCTAGCAGAATTCTTCTTTAGTGAGCGAAAAGATGTTTCCGATAAAGAAATTCTAAAGCTTGCCTTGCAAGAGGTTGGTCTAAATGTAGATGGGGCGATGGCACGATTAGAAAGTGATGATGCAAGAAATCAGGTTCAATCTAAAGAAGCGTATTGGAAAAGTTTAGGAGTAACCTCGGTACCCACAATAGTTTTTAATCAAAAAAGTGCGGTTACCGGAGCACAGCCAGTTACTGTCTTTAAAGAGGTATTGACTGAATTGTTACAGGAAAACATGGGATAA
- a CDS encoding NAD(P)/FAD-dependent oxidoreductase — MKYEYHLRVSPEAAAKPELLLREVSKNSGISTKKIKHVEILKRSIDARQQSVKINLKVEVYVNEDKKENPFELPQYPNVKDQEEVFIIGAGPAGLFAALRCIELGKKPIIIERGKDVRSRRRDLKALNIEHIVNEDSNYCFGEGGAGTYSDGKLYTRSKKRGDVNRILKLLVAFGATKEILVDAHPHIGTNKLPAIIAGMREKIIEMGGEVLFETRVTDIIIENNSIKGIKTFKGEHFNTKNVILATGHSARDIFELLFQKGIKIEAKPFALGVRIEHPQQLIDKIQYKCDDRGEFLPPSPYSIVKQIGGRGMYSFCMCPGGVIAPCATSPGEVVTNGWSPSKRDQATANSGIVVELRLSDFKQFGGSPLAAMEFQKSIEQTAWLHGGETQRVPAQKMVDFVEGRISSNLPETSYKPGITSADLKNVFPEFIHSTLQQGFKEFGKTMRGYYTNEAIIHAPESRTSSPVRIPRDPKTLEHIQIKGLFPCGEGAGFAGGIISAAIDGEKCAESCIALMSSSS, encoded by the coding sequence ATGAAATACGAGTATCATTTACGGGTAAGCCCGGAAGCAGCGGCCAAACCAGAACTCTTATTAAGAGAAGTGTCCAAAAACTCCGGAATATCTACTAAAAAGATCAAACATGTTGAAATACTAAAAAGATCTATAGATGCAAGACAGCAATCGGTGAAGATCAATTTAAAAGTGGAGGTGTATGTAAATGAGGATAAAAAAGAAAACCCTTTTGAGCTTCCCCAATATCCCAATGTAAAAGATCAAGAAGAAGTATTTATAATTGGCGCTGGACCCGCAGGGCTTTTTGCTGCACTCCGCTGTATAGAATTAGGTAAAAAACCTATAATTATTGAGAGGGGAAAGGATGTTCGCAGTAGGAGAAGAGACCTAAAGGCATTAAATATAGAGCATATTGTCAATGAAGATTCCAACTATTGTTTTGGAGAAGGTGGTGCCGGAACCTATAGTGATGGTAAATTATATACCCGATCTAAAAAAAGGGGGGATGTAAATAGGATTCTTAAGCTCCTAGTTGCTTTCGGGGCTACCAAGGAAATCTTGGTAGATGCGCATCCACATATCGGGACAAATAAACTACCTGCAATTATCGCTGGTATGCGGGAAAAGATCATCGAGATGGGCGGGGAAGTGCTTTTCGAAACAAGAGTAACCGATATTATTATTGAAAATAATTCGATAAAGGGAATTAAAACCTTTAAAGGGGAACATTTTAATACCAAAAATGTCATTTTAGCCACAGGGCATTCTGCGAGGGACATTTTTGAATTGTTATTTCAAAAAGGAATTAAAATCGAAGCAAAGCCGTTTGCTTTGGGAGTACGAATTGAACATCCACAGCAATTAATAGATAAAATTCAATATAAATGTGACGATAGAGGAGAATTTCTACCTCCTTCCCCATACAGTATTGTGAAGCAAATAGGGGGAAGAGGAATGTACTCTTTTTGTATGTGCCCCGGTGGGGTTATTGCACCATGTGCCACAAGTCCCGGGGAAGTGGTTACCAATGGTTGGTCCCCAAGTAAGCGGGATCAAGCTACTGCAAATTCTGGAATTGTTGTAGAATTAAGATTAAGTGATTTTAAGCAATTTGGAGGTTCTCCACTGGCCGCAATGGAGTTTCAAAAAAGTATAGAGCAAACTGCTTGGTTGCATGGTGGTGAAACACAACGTGTTCCTGCACAAAAAATGGTGGATTTTGTAGAAGGTAGAATTTCATCAAATTTACCGGAAACTTCTTATAAACCTGGAATTACTTCCGCAGATCTAAAAAATGTTTTCCCTGAATTCATTCATTCCACCCTTCAACAGGGTTTTAAAGAATTTGGAAAGACGATGCGGGGGTATTATACCAATGAGGCCATAATACATGCCCCAGAATCACGAACATCTTCTCCTGTAAGAATTCCAAGGGACCCAAAAACCTTGGAACATATACAGATTAAAGGTTTATTTCCCTGTGGTGAAGGAGCAGGATTTGCCGGGGGCATAATTTCCGCTGCCATAGATGGCGAAAAATGTGCAGAAAGCTGTATTGCCTTAATGAGTTCTTCCAGCTAA
- a CDS encoding cold-shock protein: MNRGTVKFFNDTKGFGFITDEESNKEYFVHANGLVDEIRENDEVTFDLEEGRKGLNAVNVKQA, from the coding sequence ATGAATAGAGGTACCGTAAAATTCTTTAACGACACTAAAGGATTTGGATTTATCACAGACGAAGAGTCAAACAAAGAATATTTTGTACATGCAAATGGTCTTGTTGATGAAATTAGAGAAAACGACGAAGTTACGTTTGATCTAGAAGAAGGAAGAAAAGGATTAAATGCAGTAAATGTAAAACAAGCTTAG
- a CDS encoding EthD family reductase, producing MIKVSVMYPNGPKTKFDSEYYKKSHLPMIAEALGDALKGIEFNIGIGGRKPGELAPYVAVAHLTFDSIESFQSSFGPHAEKFSADVPNYTNVEAELQISEIVR from the coding sequence ATGATTAAAGTAAGCGTAATGTATCCTAATGGACCAAAGACAAAATTCGATTCAGAATATTATAAAAAATCCCATTTACCAATGATCGCCGAAGCCTTAGGGGATGCACTAAAAGGTATTGAGTTCAACATAGGTATTGGTGGGAGAAAACCGGGGGAACTTGCTCCATATGTAGCAGTCGCCCATTTAACATTTGATTCTATAGAATCATTTCAATCGTCTTTTGGACCTCATGCTGAAAAATTTTCGGCAGATGTTCCTAATTATACGAATGTTGAAGCAGAGCTTCAAATTAGTGAGATTGTAAGGTGA
- a CDS encoding GH3 auxin-responsive promoter family protein: MAIIGSIIKGLIDLRDKIVSEPNADEAQLDVLKGLLNKAKDTAFGKHYKFEEILESEDIRAVYAAQIPNFDYNKINKEWWSKMRDGETDVVWPGKPPYFALSSGTTGKTSKRIPVSEDMVEAIRTSGIKQVGALTNFNLPTDFFEKEIMMLGSSTDLQKEGDHEEGEISGISAANIPFWFKGYYKPGEDIAKIEDWDERVEMIAKNAKTWDIGAISGIPSWIELMFKKVIETHNLDNIHDIWPNFQVYTSGGVAFEPYEKSFNALLAHPVTVIDTYLASEGFMAYQQRPETHSMKLVLDNGIYFEFVPFKAEYVKEDGSITDNAPVVQLKDVEEEVDYILLISTVSGAWRYLIGDTIKFTDVGRHEIKITGRTKFFLNVVGSQLSVNKMNDAIRELEKKYDIEIPEFTLAAVRIDGEFHHSWYLGTEAKLNNDELAEALDSSLKNANKNYKVARSKALKGVKVTTIPPNHFYEWNALNKKKGGQVKMERVMNEEKFGQWEEFIGGL; this comes from the coding sequence ATGGCAATTATAGGTTCAATTATCAAGGGTTTAATAGATTTAAGGGATAAAATAGTTTCTGAACCAAATGCCGACGAAGCCCAACTAGATGTGTTGAAAGGTTTATTGAACAAAGCAAAGGATACTGCTTTTGGGAAGCATTACAAATTCGAAGAAATTTTAGAATCAGAAGATATTCGTGCTGTCTATGCGGCGCAAATTCCGAATTTTGACTATAATAAAATAAATAAAGAATGGTGGTCTAAAATGCGCGATGGGGAGACCGATGTGGTTTGGCCGGGGAAACCACCCTATTTTGCTTTAAGTTCTGGGACAACTGGTAAGACAAGCAAGCGTATTCCGGTTTCGGAGGACATGGTGGAAGCCATAAGAACTTCTGGAATAAAACAAGTGGGAGCTTTAACTAATTTTAACCTTCCCACAGATTTTTTTGAAAAGGAGATCATGATGTTGGGGAGTTCCACAGATCTGCAAAAGGAAGGGGATCATGAAGAAGGTGAGATAAGTGGGATCTCTGCTGCTAATATCCCGTTCTGGTTTAAAGGTTACTATAAACCTGGAGAAGACATAGCGAAAATTGAAGACTGGGATGAACGTGTGGAAATGATTGCGAAAAATGCCAAAACATGGGATATTGGAGCGATCTCGGGTATTCCTTCTTGGATTGAATTGATGTTCAAAAAAGTGATAGAAACCCATAACCTTGACAACATCCACGATATTTGGCCTAATTTTCAAGTATACACTTCTGGTGGCGTAGCCTTTGAGCCCTATGAAAAAAGCTTCAATGCATTGTTGGCCCATCCAGTTACTGTAATAGACACCTATTTGGCTTCAGAAGGATTTATGGCATATCAACAACGTCCAGAAACCCATTCAATGAAGTTGGTGTTGGATAATGGGATCTATTTTGAATTTGTCCCTTTTAAGGCTGAATATGTAAAAGAGGATGGTTCTATAACAGATAACGCACCTGTAGTTCAGTTAAAAGATGTAGAAGAGGAAGTGGATTATATCCTGCTTATTAGTACTGTTTCTGGTGCTTGGAGATATTTAATTGGCGATACCATTAAATTTACTGATGTTGGTAGGCATGAAATCAAGATTACAGGAAGAACAAAATTTTTCTTGAATGTTGTTGGTTCACAATTATCTGTCAATAAAATGAACGATGCGATCCGAGAACTGGAAAAGAAATACGATATAGAAATCCCGGAATTTACATTGGCAGCAGTTCGAATTGATGGAGAATTTCATCATTCTTGGTATTTGGGAACAGAGGCAAAACTAAATAATGATGAGCTGGCCGAAGCCTTGGACAGCTCTCTTAAAAATGCCAATAAAAATTATAAAGTAGCTAGATCTAAGGCCTTAAAAGGGGTGAAGGTGACTACCATCCCTCCAAATCATTTCTACGAATGGAACGCCCTTAATAAAAAGAAGGGTGGACAAGTAAAAATGGAACGGGTAATGAACGAAGAGAAGTTTGGACAGTGGGAAGAATTTATTGGAGGTTTATAA